Proteins encoded by one window of Shewanella avicenniae:
- the deoD gene encoding purine-nucleoside phosphorylase, whose product MATPHINAADGAFAETVLFPGDPLRAKYIAETFLEDVVQVTDVRNMLGFTGSYKGKKISVMGSGMGIPSCSIYATELIKDYGVKNIVRVGSCGAISQDVKVRDVIIGMGACTDSAVNRTRFKGHDFAAVADYDLLSKVVDAAKAQNIPVRVGNVYSADLFYTPEADMFDVMEKMGVLGVEMEAAGLYGVAHEFGARALCVVTVSDHIRTGEQTTSDERQNTFNDMIVMTLEAALHF is encoded by the coding sequence ATGGCTACACCACACATCAACGCCGCTGACGGCGCCTTTGCTGAAACCGTGTTGTTTCCGGGTGACCCACTGCGTGCCAAGTACATTGCAGAGACGTTCTTAGAAGACGTTGTACAGGTGACCGACGTACGTAACATGCTAGGCTTTACCGGAAGTTACAAAGGCAAGAAAATTTCAGTGATGGGCTCAGGGATGGGGATTCCATCTTGCTCTATCTATGCCACTGAATTGATCAAAGACTACGGCGTGAAAAACATCGTCCGCGTCGGTTCTTGCGGCGCTATTAGCCAAGACGTCAAAGTGCGCGATGTGATCATCGGCATGGGCGCTTGCACCGACTCAGCGGTAAACCGCACTCGCTTTAAAGGGCACGATTTTGCTGCGGTGGCAGATTATGACCTGCTCAGCAAAGTGGTTGATGCTGCCAAAGCACAAAATATTCCTGTTCGCGTTGGTAACGTCTATTCAGCAGATCTGTTCTACACCCCTGAAGCGGATATGTTTGACGTGATGGAGAAGATGGGCGTGCTGGGTGTTGAAATGGAAGCTGCTGGCCTTTACGGCGTGGCTCACGAGTTCGGTGCGCGTGCCTTGTGTGTGGTGACAGTGTCTGACCACATTCGAACTGGCGAGCAAACCACCTCAGATGAGCGTCAAAACACCTTTAACGACATGATCGTGATGACCTTAGAAGCGGCATTGCATTTCTAA
- a CDS encoding LysR family transcriptional regulator has product MTHDLMKRIKELDVFSLIVFRHIFESGHANEVARNLGVSPSKVSRSLNALRAAFNNDLFYRRQQGLKPTLFAEKLYPNICVFTDSLEQFKDVLLDEHYPHEDIILKLAVVPMFMPIVAQRLAAPEIQQQLGKIQLYCWDENSIDNLHKGDLDFGISVTQELMDYHELTQQKIIDTQALSVVAKSNHPIWQSYAQFDVEHLADFPFVYIATQGFNDRLDPFEQYCRETEKSYVSISPVKSYAEWYCHLLTMNSVSIAHIGERNLINDLPGLRCERMPQPQFLRLDNALRTPRIYLIERSKPLRRYNENTRGLIFSTVYELLSDN; this is encoded by the coding sequence ATGACTCATGATTTAATGAAGCGAATTAAAGAACTGGATGTCTTTAGTCTTATCGTCTTTAGGCACATTTTTGAGTCAGGCCATGCCAATGAAGTTGCGCGAAACTTGGGGGTTTCCCCATCAAAAGTCAGTCGCAGTTTGAATGCGCTGCGTGCAGCATTTAATAATGATCTTTTCTACCGCCGCCAACAGGGGCTAAAACCCACATTATTTGCGGAAAAGCTCTATCCCAACATCTGTGTTTTTACCGATTCGCTCGAACAATTCAAAGATGTATTGCTCGATGAGCATTATCCACATGAAGATATTATTTTAAAATTGGCCGTAGTCCCTATGTTTATGCCAATTGTAGCGCAACGACTTGCCGCTCCTGAAATACAACAGCAGTTAGGAAAAATCCAACTTTATTGCTGGGACGAAAATTCCATCGATAATTTACACAAGGGTGATCTCGACTTTGGGATCTCAGTAACCCAAGAGTTAATGGATTATCATGAACTCACTCAGCAAAAAATAATTGATACGCAAGCGCTTTCAGTGGTGGCTAAAAGTAATCATCCTATCTGGCAAAGTTACGCACAATTTGATGTGGAGCATTTGGCAGACTTTCCATTCGTTTATATTGCGACTCAGGGGTTTAATGATCGTCTAGATCCATTTGAGCAATATTGTCGCGAAACAGAAAAGAGTTACGTCAGTATCTCGCCGGTTAAGAGTTATGCAGAGTGGTATTGTCATTTATTGACGATGAATAGTGTTTCTATCGCTCATATCGGTGAGCGTAACTTAATTAATGATCTGCCGGGGCTGCGCTGCGAACGTATGCCGCAACCGCAATTTTTACGCTTAGATAATGCACTAAGAACACCGAGGATCTATTTAATTGAGCGTTCTAAACCATTACGCCGCTACAACGAAAATACGCGAGGATTAATATTCTCAACAGTTTATGAGTTATTAAGTGATAACTAA